One Natrinema longum genomic window carries:
- a CDS encoding CARDB domain-containing protein — translation MQSRVAVLAFVVLLLGSCPAAVGALEPARPIDGTVAADSSGGSGESLPSVGTNSEAVATSHAEDVLSRTTVLRHRPADPDVFEATLTVGVPDSVTELEIELERGATVESMAGFERTGERTFRWTEDREEATIRYTMPADRRGEGERGGARSASDGYAFVDTGDWGVVAVPDVGLSLRRTEPVGLEKTVRVDGSGATGGDIAFFGSVREYERAVDGGTIRLVVPDAATLRESPDAILTSLADARERLEVGARNDEVFVVAVPHEVDWGSRGIQYGQSDAWVVDDATLDDPNPVWLHEYVHTRQRFSGPETGIEPEAEWIVEGQADYYAGLLALENGRTEFDEFKRLLERGEQSPDADGTLVDRSTWGDERTHYVKGALVYGEIDRRLRLETDGDRTLADVFRSLNAHEEAVTEAQFLAAIEDAGGVTVRAVAERYTRTNASPEMWTRSQHAAAFDQPVAVFEYGLGPGSLEVADGAWERELPLASADTDSEERDAIAIPVGESVTIPGRVSNVGEREGVYDATLQVDGRVVDHYSGRLTPGAETSHRFSWTPSEPGEYEVRVGSERLPVVVRSSASVTVTDLRVTPDSTDPGEPVTATATVEAADDRPAAAILAFKTVDGVVAERPVAIRPGETATVDADLRFDEDGRYEIAVGERTATVSVGGPLTTLEEMPGFGLSAALAAVGIVCVRLVLARRR, via the coding sequence GTGCAATCCCGCGTCGCCGTGCTCGCGTTCGTCGTGTTGCTCCTCGGCAGTTGCCCGGCCGCCGTCGGTGCCCTCGAGCCGGCACGACCGATCGATGGGACAGTCGCCGCTGACTCGAGCGGCGGGTCCGGCGAGTCGCTGCCCTCGGTCGGAACGAACAGCGAGGCGGTCGCGACGAGTCACGCCGAGGACGTGCTCTCCCGGACGACCGTCCTTCGGCACCGGCCGGCCGATCCCGACGTGTTCGAAGCGACGTTGACCGTCGGCGTTCCGGATTCGGTGACGGAACTCGAGATCGAACTCGAGCGGGGTGCAACCGTCGAGTCGATGGCGGGCTTCGAACGGACCGGCGAGCGGACGTTCCGGTGGACGGAGGACCGCGAGGAGGCGACGATCCGGTATACGATGCCGGCGGATCGGCGGGGCGAGGGCGAGCGAGGCGGGGCCCGCTCGGCGAGTGACGGCTACGCGTTCGTCGACACCGGTGACTGGGGCGTCGTGGCGGTCCCCGACGTCGGACTCTCGCTGCGCCGAACCGAACCGGTCGGGCTCGAGAAGACGGTTCGGGTCGACGGATCGGGGGCGACCGGCGGCGACATCGCCTTCTTCGGTTCGGTTCGGGAGTACGAGCGAGCCGTCGACGGCGGGACGATCAGGCTGGTCGTCCCCGACGCGGCGACGCTTCGGGAGTCCCCGGACGCGATCCTCACGAGCCTCGCCGACGCACGCGAGCGCCTCGAGGTCGGGGCGCGAAACGACGAGGTGTTCGTGGTCGCGGTCCCACACGAGGTCGACTGGGGATCTCGCGGGATTCAGTACGGGCAGTCGGACGCGTGGGTCGTCGACGATGCCACCCTCGACGATCCGAACCCGGTGTGGCTCCACGAGTACGTCCACACTCGCCAGCGCTTCTCCGGGCCGGAGACGGGGATCGAACCGGAGGCGGAGTGGATCGTCGAAGGACAGGCGGACTACTATGCGGGGCTGCTCGCACTCGAGAACGGTCGGACCGAGTTCGACGAGTTCAAGCGGCTCCTCGAGCGGGGTGAGCAGTCTCCCGACGCCGACGGGACGCTCGTCGACCGCTCGACCTGGGGCGACGAACGGACCCACTACGTGAAAGGGGCACTCGTCTACGGCGAGATCGACCGCCGGCTCCGGCTCGAGACGGACGGCGACCGGACGCTCGCGGACGTGTTCCGATCGTTGAACGCCCACGAAGAGGCGGTGACCGAGGCGCAGTTCCTGGCGGCGATCGAGGACGCCGGCGGTGTGACGGTTCGTGCCGTCGCCGAGCGGTACACGCGGACCAACGCGAGCCCGGAGATGTGGACCCGGAGCCAGCACGCCGCCGCCTTCGACCAGCCGGTCGCGGTCTTCGAGTACGGGCTCGGACCCGGCTCGCTCGAGGTGGCGGACGGCGCGTGGGAACGGGAGCTCCCGCTGGCGTCGGCCGATACTGACAGCGAGGAGCGCGACGCGATCGCGATCCCGGTCGGTGAATCCGTTACGATTCCGGGCAGAGTCTCGAACGTCGGCGAGCGCGAGGGTGTCTACGATGCGACCCTCCAGGTCGACGGACGGGTAGTCGATCACTACTCGGGGCGGCTCACACCTGGCGCGGAGACGAGCCATCGGTTCTCGTGGACGCCGTCCGAGCCCGGGGAGTACGAGGTTCGTGTCGGTTCGGAGCGGCTGCCCGTCGTCGTCCGCTCGTCGGCGAGCGTGACCGTCACCGACCTGCGGGTTACGCCCGACAGCACCGACCCCGGCGAGCCGGTCACCGCGACGGCGACGGTCGAGGCCGCCGACGACCGACCGGCCGCGGCGATCCTCGCGTTCAAAACCGTCGACGGGGTCGTCGCTGAGCGCCCGGTCGCGATCCGGCCCGGCGAGACGGCGACGGTCGATGCCGACCTCCGGTTCGACGAGGACGGGCGGTACGAGATCGCCGTCGGCGAACGGACCGCCACGGTCAGTGTCGGCGGCCCGCTGACGACGCTCGAGGAGATGCCCGGCTTCGGCCTCTCGGCGGCGCTCGCTGCCGTCGGCATCGTGTGTGTCCGGCTAGTGCTGGCGCGTCGTCGCTGA